One Neovison vison isolate M4711 chromosome 2, ASM_NN_V1, whole genome shotgun sequence genomic window carries:
- the LOC122899195 gene encoding uncharacterized protein LOC122899195, which produces MVFWWWFCPYRQPRFESESRHSSRPLATHPFYFVFKHPHRGGASASNLGAREPCFPLATGRQEVFFIHPKERKTPLAANLGTFSALTRSVRKLNQMAFLQRASKRGQVLESPAVQREASWAVLAGKWRLRGSSENLKDLQRPEKSARQVCAQCGTLRLLSTRPFGGGSVVEGLEVHNTAWFQQAAQEPSVVFHSKKSRNSKFIPAIWVMMKAEFSKELSGSRQRGPLPSLLFTTVMEILASEERQEEVGEVQMKKRILQLFIYMK; this is translated from the exons AtggttttttggtggtggttttgTCCTTATCGC CAACCTCGGTTCGAATCCGAGTCACGGCACTCTTCTCGGCCCCTCGCGACCCATCCCTTTTACTTTGTCTTTAAACACCCCCACCGTGGGGGCGCCAGCGCCTCGAACCTGGGGGCCCGAGAGCCCTGCTTTCCGCTGGCCACTGGGCGCCAGGAGGTCTTCTTCATTCACCCGAAGGAAAGGAAAACTCCACTCGCCGCTAACCTCGGGACCTTCTCCGCTCTGACTCGGAGCGTAAGGAAACTCAACCAAATGGCTTTTCTTCAGCGCGCCTCCAAACGAGGACAAGTCCTGGAGTCCCCAGCTGTCCAGCGAGAAGCCTCGTGGGCTGTCCTTGCTGGGAAGTGGCGTCTCCGGGGGTCCTCAGAAAACCTTAAGGATCTTCAAAGACCAGAGAAAAGTGCCCGTCAG GTATGTGCGCAGTGTGGCACCCTGAGGCTGCTTTCTACGAGACCCTTCGGTGGAGGAAGCGTGGTTGAGGGGTTGGAGGTGCACAACACCGCCTGGTTCCAGCAGGCCGCACAGGAACCTTCTGTGGTGTTTCACTCCAAGAAATCCAGGAATTCTAAATTCATCCCTGCCATCTGGGTAATGATGAAGGCAGAGTTTTCCAAA GAACTGTCAGGAAGCAGACAAAGAGGCCCGCTGCCATCACTTCTCTTCACCACTGTGATGGAGATCTTAGCCAGTGAGGAAAGGCAAGAAGAAGTAGGAGAAgtgcaaatgaaaaaaagaatactacaattatttatatatatgaaataa